In Nitrospira sp., one genomic interval encodes:
- a CDS encoding rod shape-determining protein yields MFGWFSNDLAIDLGTATTLVYVQGKGIVLNEPSVVAVEKKTERVMAVGADAKRMLGRTPGNILAVRPMKEGVIADFEKAEAMLSHFIQKAHNRTAFVRPRIIIGVPSRITQVEQRAVRDSAELAGAREVYLIEEPVAAAIGAGLPITEPSGNMVVDIGGGTTDIAVISLGGIVYSESVKVAGDRMDDAIMNYIKKKYNLLIGEHMAERIKFEIGSAYPFEERKTMMIKGRDLISGIPRTLVVDDAEVREALQEPIGTIVNAIKVALENTPPELAGDIIDRGIVLTGGGSLLKGMDTRFREETNLPIITVDDPLTSVVLGVGKILDELDLLRKVSVMSQCSTSR; encoded by the coding sequence ATGTTCGGGTGGTTCTCCAACGATCTGGCGATCGATCTGGGGACGGCGACAACTCTCGTGTATGTCCAGGGAAAAGGCATCGTCTTGAACGAGCCTTCCGTGGTCGCCGTGGAGAAGAAGACGGAGCGCGTGATGGCGGTCGGCGCCGACGCGAAGCGCATGCTGGGACGGACCCCGGGGAATATCCTTGCGGTACGCCCGATGAAGGAAGGTGTCATCGCCGATTTCGAAAAAGCCGAGGCGATGCTCAGCCACTTCATTCAAAAGGCGCATAACCGAACGGCGTTTGTGCGGCCCCGTATCATCATCGGTGTGCCCTCGCGGATCACGCAGGTGGAACAACGGGCTGTCCGTGATTCGGCCGAACTGGCGGGCGCCCGTGAAGTGTATCTGATCGAGGAACCGGTCGCGGCGGCAATCGGTGCAGGACTTCCGATCACGGAACCGTCCGGGAACATGGTGGTGGACATCGGTGGCGGGACGACGGACATTGCGGTCATCTCGCTGGGGGGCATCGTGTATAGCGAGTCGGTCAAGGTGGCCGGAGACCGGATGGACGACGCCATCATGAACTACATCAAGAAGAAGTATAATCTCCTCATCGGGGAGCATATGGCCGAGCGCATCAAGTTCGAGATCGGCTCGGCCTATCCCTTCGAGGAGCGCAAGACCATGATGATCAAAGGGCGCGATCTGATTTCTGGTATCCCCCGCACGCTGGTGGTGGATGATGCCGAGGTCAGAGAGGCGTTGCAGGAACCCATTGGAACCATCGTCAATGCCATCAAGGTGGCGCTCGAAAACACACCGCCTGAATTGGCCGGAGACATCATCGATCGCGGTATCGTGCTGACTGGCGGCGGATCCTTGCTGAAGGGAATGGACACTCGGTTCCGTGAAGAAACGAATCTCCCGATCATTACGGTCGATGACCCGCTGACCTCCGTGGTCTTGGGGGTGGGGAAGATTCTTGACGAGCTGGATCTCCTTCGCAAGGTATCGGTTATGTCGCAGTGCAGTACCTCTCGATGA
- a CDS encoding Rne/Rng family ribonuclease translates to MGVEIAISIAREETRVAVLDNGVVTDLYGDRAKDQDFVGNIYKGRVAKVLPGMQAAFIDIGLEKAAFMHVSDLSMDVEPGDTLVEGDDDDNKDSEVPKPKRQSSKPIEELLSEGQEVMVQISKGPIGTKGSRVTTYVSLPGRYLVFMPTVEHIGVSRRIPRDEERARLKEIMKRARRPGFGYIVRTVSEGVKEEELRSDVEFLHVLWQDVLTKRDQQPAPSLLHSDLSLSFRVVRDLFGRRVDRLLIDSREEYNAIKGFVQRFSPEQTSRIHFYDKEESLFDYLGVEQEIARAMSRKVWLKSGGYLVIDHTEAMTVIDVNTGRFVGKRDQEETILRNNLEAAREIAYQVKLRGIGGIIIVDFIDMEREKNRDKVYHALVDAMSSDKARTRISRVSDLGLIEISRERVREDLLRSLSEPCHYCDGRGYTKSPMSVAYEIFREVRRLGHEIEQQRVVVGAHPAVALLLQEQEQPGVEELERRYSAKILVTPDDRLHLEQFDLVVI, encoded by the coding sequence ATGGGTGTGGAGATAGCAATCAGTATAGCGCGGGAAGAAACCCGCGTGGCGGTACTCGACAACGGGGTTGTCACCGACCTCTATGGCGATCGCGCCAAAGACCAGGATTTCGTCGGGAATATTTATAAGGGCCGGGTGGCGAAAGTGCTGCCCGGCATGCAGGCGGCGTTCATCGATATCGGGTTGGAAAAAGCGGCATTCATGCATGTGTCCGACCTCTCGATGGATGTCGAACCCGGGGATACCCTCGTCGAGGGCGACGACGACGACAACAAGGATTCGGAGGTCCCCAAGCCCAAGCGGCAAAGCTCGAAACCCATTGAAGAGTTGCTGTCCGAGGGGCAGGAAGTCATGGTGCAGATCTCGAAAGGTCCGATCGGCACCAAGGGATCGCGCGTGACGACCTATGTGTCCTTGCCGGGCCGGTACCTGGTATTCATGCCGACGGTCGAGCATATCGGCGTCTCCCGCCGCATTCCTCGTGATGAGGAGCGGGCACGCCTGAAAGAAATTATGAAACGGGCACGGCGCCCGGGGTTCGGCTACATCGTGCGAACCGTCAGTGAAGGGGTCAAGGAAGAGGAGTTGCGCTCGGACGTCGAGTTCTTGCACGTCTTATGGCAAGACGTATTGACGAAGCGTGATCAGCAGCCGGCCCCGAGCCTCTTACACAGCGACTTGAGTTTGAGTTTTCGCGTCGTGCGCGATCTTTTCGGTCGTCGGGTGGACCGGTTATTGATCGATTCCCGCGAGGAGTACAACGCGATCAAGGGGTTCGTCCAGCGGTTTTCGCCGGAGCAAACCTCGCGGATTCATTTTTATGACAAAGAAGAAAGCCTGTTCGATTACCTGGGCGTGGAGCAGGAAATCGCCCGTGCGATGAGCCGCAAGGTGTGGCTCAAGTCCGGAGGATATTTGGTGATCGACCATACCGAGGCCATGACGGTGATCGACGTGAATACCGGCCGGTTTGTCGGGAAGCGCGATCAGGAAGAAACGATCCTCAGAAACAACCTGGAAGCGGCGCGCGAAATCGCCTATCAGGTGAAGTTGCGCGGGATCGGCGGCATCATCATCGTGGATTTCATCGACATGGAGCGGGAGAAAAATCGCGACAAGGTTTACCATGCACTGGTGGATGCCATGTCGTCTGATAAAGCCCGCACCAGAATTTCCAGGGTGTCCGATCTCGGGTTGATCGAAATTTCCCGTGAGCGTGTGCGAGAGGACTTGCTGCGTTCGTTGTCGGAGCCCTGCCACTATTGCGACGGGCGCGGCTACACCAAGTCGCCGATGTCGGTGGCCTACGAAATTTTCCGTGAAGTGCGGCGGCTCGGCCATGAGATCGAGCAGCAGCGCGTGGTTGTCGGCGCGCATCCTGCCGTTGCTCTGCTCTTGCAGGAACAGGAGCAACCAGGCGTCGAGGAACTCGAACGGCGATATAGCGCAAAAATTCTGGTCACGCCCGACGATCGGTTGCATCTGGAGCAATTCGATCTGGTCGTGATCTAA
- the mreC gene encoding rod shape-determining protein MreC, which yields MAISRSTYGTRRLAIVLFACLLVALFLLPSQSQRLLQYVGGPLGQILSVPLAAFSSVDHGISETWNAYLALQGVHEENRQLHRDLELLKGQNNQLREAVAATQRYETLLNFRQQSPSQTLAAQVIGRDATNWYGGMILNKGESDGVRVEMGVVTPAGVVGRIVKTNSTSSVVLLVTDPNNAIAGVVQRTRDEGIVEGTSHGRARLKYIPLLSRVQAGDRVVTSGLTGTFPRGLAIGGLTQVEKSEGDLFQSAEIEPEVDLSKLDEVLIITAPYEDADSAQKLLQEIRGDRKKP from the coding sequence ATGGCTATATCTCGCTCAACATACGGCACTAGACGTCTTGCCATCGTGCTGTTCGCCTGCTTGCTCGTCGCCCTCTTCCTTCTTCCTAGTCAAAGCCAGAGGCTGCTTCAGTATGTCGGCGGACCTCTTGGTCAGATCCTCAGCGTTCCGCTCGCCGCGTTTTCTTCCGTCGATCACGGCATTTCGGAAACCTGGAATGCGTATCTTGCCCTGCAGGGTGTTCACGAAGAGAACCGCCAGCTTCATCGGGACCTTGAGCTGCTGAAGGGCCAGAACAATCAGCTGCGCGAAGCCGTGGCGGCCACGCAACGGTACGAGACCCTGCTGAATTTTAGGCAGCAGTCGCCGTCCCAGACTCTGGCGGCGCAGGTGATCGGCCGAGATGCCACCAATTGGTATGGCGGGATGATTCTCAACAAGGGCGAAAGCGATGGAGTTCGCGTCGAGATGGGGGTCGTGACTCCCGCAGGTGTGGTGGGACGAATCGTGAAGACCAATTCCACTTCGTCGGTGGTCCTCCTCGTGACTGATCCCAACAATGCGATTGCGGGAGTGGTGCAACGGACTCGCGATGAAGGCATCGTGGAGGGCACCAGCCATGGGCGGGCGCGACTCAAATACATCCCCTTGTTGTCCCGGGTTCAGGCGGGCGACCGGGTCGTGACCTCAGGATTGACCGGGACCTTTCCACGTGGTTTGGCGATCGGTGGCCTGACCCAAGTGGAGAAGTCGGAGGGTGATTTGTTTCAATCGGCCGAAATCGAGCCGGAAGTGGACCTTTCCAAACTCGATGAGGTTCTCATCATCACGGCTCCGTATGAGGATGCCGACTCAGCGCAAAAACTGTTGCAGGAGATTCGCGGGGATCGAAAGAAGCCATGA
- the rodA gene encoding rod shape-determining protein RodA — MMIDRVIDSRGLDSFDLRFMGLIAVILSVGVLSIYSVTHSQDTAFPFYLKQLVWILLGTIAFLVMYLSDYHKIARLAYPTYAVILIMLAVVLVMGKSSRGAQRWIPIGPFAFQPSEFAKLVLVLVLANYYSRVSRAGWLHRVVLPGLIVLPGLLLILKQPDLGSGLSFLAVYAAMLLMVGVRSKTLGVILLLSVMLFPFVWEMVWASLHDYQRERVMAFVDPDYDPGGKGYHALQSRIAIGSGELSGKGLYGGTQSQLKFLPEGHTDFVFAVYAEEWGFVGVLVLLALFIALIWVSLEIAARAKDTLGALLAAGIVAMLCFCVVVNIGMTAGMFPIVGIPLPLVSYGGSATIMTMASLGLLLNVKRRRLTLFY; from the coding sequence GTGATGATTGATCGGGTGATCGACAGTCGAGGATTGGATAGTTTCGACCTCCGCTTCATGGGGTTGATCGCGGTCATCCTGTCGGTCGGGGTGCTGTCGATCTACAGCGTCACGCATTCTCAGGACACCGCCTTTCCTTTTTATCTCAAACAGCTCGTGTGGATTCTGCTGGGCACGATCGCGTTCCTGGTGATGTACCTGTCCGACTATCACAAGATTGCGCGCCTGGCCTATCCGACTTATGCGGTGATTCTGATTATGTTGGCGGTCGTGTTGGTCATGGGTAAGTCCAGCCGTGGAGCCCAACGGTGGATTCCGATCGGGCCCTTCGCCTTTCAACCATCTGAATTTGCGAAACTGGTTCTGGTGTTGGTACTGGCGAACTATTACTCCCGGGTGTCTCGTGCGGGGTGGCTCCATCGGGTGGTTCTGCCGGGGTTGATTGTGTTGCCCGGCCTGCTGTTGATCCTCAAGCAGCCTGATTTGGGGAGCGGTCTGAGTTTTCTGGCTGTGTACGCGGCCATGTTATTGATGGTCGGCGTGCGCTCGAAGACGTTGGGGGTGATTTTATTGCTCTCCGTCATGCTCTTCCCGTTCGTGTGGGAAATGGTCTGGGCATCCTTGCACGATTATCAGCGGGAACGTGTCATGGCATTTGTCGATCCGGATTACGATCCGGGAGGAAAAGGCTATCATGCGCTCCAGTCCAGAATTGCCATCGGCTCCGGGGAATTGTCGGGAAAAGGGCTGTACGGCGGCACACAAAGCCAGCTGAAGTTCCTTCCAGAAGGCCATACCGACTTCGTGTTTGCGGTCTATGCGGAGGAATGGGGCTTTGTCGGCGTACTGGTGCTGTTGGCCCTCTTTATTGCGCTGATATGGGTGTCGTTGGAAATTGCCGCGCGTGCGAAAGATACATTGGGGGCATTACTCGCGGCAGGGATTGTGGCGATGCTCTGTTTTTGCGTGGTCGTCAATATCGGGATGACCGCAGGGATGTTTCCCATTGTCGGCATTCCGCTTCCGTTGGTGAGTTACGGAGGGAGTGCGACCATCATGACCATGGCTTCGTTGGGATTATTGTTGAACGTCAAACGACGTCGGTTGACCTTGTTCTATTAG
- the mrdA gene encoding penicillin-binding protein 2 — MASIGFNDSDLLDLQRRLVILRVGLLLVVALLALRLWHLQIREGPYYRDLSENNRTRSVVLEPARGLIFDRNGVLLANNVPSFALYVTLEDVKDRPALVAQLASLLNLEPEVIQKKLSTGKGGKLQPRKVKDRLTLREATLIESHRLDLPGVMIQVESQRNYPGGPVAAHLLGYVGEVSADQLEKADFADLHQGSVVGQYGVEKWFDRQVRGRAGQKSVEVDALGHEKRAVVSDKPVAGDDLYLTIDARLQKTAEDLLGEESGAIVALDPTNGDILAMASRPGFDPNMLSKELTNKQWVEIVQNERRPLNNRATQGQYPPGSTFKVVMAAAALESNTVTPSTMVRCNGGYQFGNRLFHDWKQGGHGSVDMNEALIHSCDVYFYTVGQRMGIDTIAEYAKQFGLGQETGVELPSERVGIVPSTAWKQKARNQPWYPGETISAAIGQGYVTVTPLQMASVIGTVANDGLSIKPRLVQAVMNRATGERAEFPPTVRGKVAVKPATIALIKEALADVVTKGTATRAKSSLVTIGGKTGTAQTAALRTGPEKDIPKKLRDHAWFVAFAPVEAPRIAVAVLAEHMGHGGSAAAPLAKDVIEAYVKAYPEVLNGVPAGGRTKSADVRPKT, encoded by the coding sequence ATGGCTTCGATAGGATTTAACGATTCGGATCTCCTCGATCTCCAGCGGCGGCTGGTCATCCTCCGTGTGGGCCTCCTGCTGGTGGTGGCGTTGCTCGCCTTGCGTCTGTGGCATCTTCAGATTCGGGAAGGCCCCTATTACCGGGATTTGTCTGAAAACAACCGGACACGCTCGGTAGTGTTGGAGCCGGCCCGCGGTCTCATCTTCGACCGGAACGGTGTGTTGCTGGCGAACAATGTGCCGAGTTTTGCCCTGTATGTCACGCTGGAAGACGTGAAGGATCGGCCGGCTCTGGTCGCGCAGTTGGCCTCGTTGCTCAATCTCGAGCCGGAGGTGATTCAAAAGAAACTGTCGACCGGCAAGGGCGGCAAGCTGCAGCCTCGCAAGGTGAAAGACCGGCTGACGTTGCGCGAGGCGACATTGATCGAGTCTCATCGGTTGGATTTGCCCGGTGTGATGATTCAAGTGGAGTCGCAACGGAACTACCCCGGCGGGCCGGTTGCGGCGCATCTACTGGGATATGTGGGAGAAGTGTCGGCGGATCAACTTGAAAAGGCTGATTTTGCCGACCTCCATCAAGGCAGCGTGGTCGGGCAGTATGGAGTCGAGAAGTGGTTCGACCGGCAAGTCCGCGGGCGGGCGGGTCAGAAGAGCGTCGAAGTCGATGCGCTCGGCCACGAAAAACGCGCCGTGGTGTCGGACAAGCCGGTGGCGGGTGACGATCTCTATCTCACCATCGATGCCCGGCTTCAGAAAACCGCCGAAGATCTTCTTGGGGAGGAGTCGGGCGCCATCGTGGCGCTGGATCCGACCAACGGGGATATTCTGGCGATGGCCAGCCGTCCGGGATTCGATCCGAACATGTTGTCGAAAGAATTAACGAACAAACAGTGGGTTGAAATCGTTCAGAACGAGCGGCGCCCCCTGAATAATCGCGCCACGCAAGGTCAATATCCTCCAGGCTCGACGTTCAAGGTGGTGATGGCGGCGGCGGCGCTTGAATCCAACACCGTGACTCCCTCGACCATGGTTCGGTGTAACGGCGGGTATCAATTCGGGAATCGGCTGTTTCACGACTGGAAGCAAGGCGGTCATGGGTCAGTCGATATGAACGAGGCCTTGATCCACTCGTGCGACGTCTATTTCTATACCGTCGGCCAGCGAATGGGGATCGATACGATCGCCGAGTATGCGAAGCAGTTCGGGCTCGGGCAGGAGACCGGAGTCGAGCTTCCGTCGGAACGTGTCGGTATCGTTCCTTCGACGGCATGGAAGCAGAAAGCAAGAAATCAGCCCTGGTACCCCGGTGAAACCATTTCCGCGGCGATCGGACAAGGATATGTCACGGTGACACCCTTGCAGATGGCCAGCGTCATCGGTACGGTGGCCAACGACGGCCTGTCGATCAAACCGCGCCTGGTGCAGGCGGTGATGAATCGCGCGACGGGAGAACGGGCCGAATTCCCTCCGACCGTGCGCGGCAAGGTGGCAGTGAAGCCGGCCACCATTGCTTTGATTAAGGAGGCGCTGGCCGATGTGGTGACCAAAGGAACCGCGACGCGAGCGAAGTCGTCCCTCGTGACGATCGGAGGAAAAACCGGGACCGCTCAAACGGCGGCGCTCCGCACCGGTCCGGAGAAGGATATCCCGAAAAAGCTTAGAGACCATGCCTGGTTCGTCGCCTTTGCGCCCGTGGAGGCTCCGCGCATTGCCGTGGCGGTCCTGGCTGAGCACATGGGACATGGCGGATCGGCCGCGGCCCCCTTGGCCAAAGATGTGATTGAAGCCTACGTCAAGGCCTATCCCGAGGTCCTCAATGGAGTTCCTGCGGGTGGGCGGACGAAATCCGCTGACGTACGACCGAAGACGTGA